The following are encoded in a window of Pseudomonas graminis genomic DNA:
- the cbiE gene encoding precorrin-6y C5,15-methyltransferase (decarboxylating) subunit CbiE produces MSPWLTVVGIGEDGYKGLARNARHALLQARQVFGGARQLALLPPCIQAEQRQWPSPFSLSPVLEQRGAPVCVLASGDPMLFGVGASLSKHVPLAEMRVIPAPSSYSLAAARLGWALQDVVTLSVVARPVAALNAHLQNGLRLLVLSNDGSSPAAIAAQLRDRGFGPSRMIVLEHLGGSAERQIEGTAGEWSPADIAALNLVAIECRAQPDALRLSPLGGLPDEAFRHDGQLTKRDVRAITLARLAPVPGELLWDVGAGCGSIGIEWMRAHSTCRAIAVEADEGRQHLIEFNRDALGVPGLQLIRGRAPDALEGLEQPDAIFIGGGVTREGVLHACWQNLRSGGRLVANAVTLQSEAMLVNWREQHGGELTRIHLAHAKPLGEFDTWRQALPITLLEAIKP; encoded by the coding sequence ATGTCACCGTGGCTGACAGTCGTGGGAATCGGTGAGGACGGGTATAAAGGTCTGGCCCGGAACGCTCGGCACGCGCTGTTGCAGGCGCGGCAGGTGTTTGGCGGCGCACGGCAGCTGGCCTTGCTGCCGCCGTGCATCCAGGCCGAGCAGCGCCAGTGGCCGAGCCCGTTTTCCCTGAGCCCGGTGCTGGAACAGCGCGGCGCCCCGGTCTGCGTGCTGGCCAGCGGCGATCCCATGTTGTTCGGCGTCGGCGCAAGCCTGTCGAAACACGTCCCCCTCGCTGAGATGCGGGTAATTCCCGCGCCCTCTTCCTATTCGTTGGCGGCGGCCCGTCTGGGTTGGGCGTTGCAGGACGTGGTAACGCTGTCAGTCGTCGCCCGTCCCGTCGCCGCGTTGAATGCCCACCTGCAAAACGGGCTGCGCCTGCTGGTGCTGAGCAACGACGGCTCTAGCCCGGCGGCTATCGCGGCGCAGCTCCGCGACCGCGGCTTTGGCCCGAGCCGTATGATCGTCCTCGAACACTTGGGCGGTAGCGCCGAGCGACAGATCGAAGGCACCGCCGGTGAGTGGAGCCCCGCCGACATCGCGGCGCTGAACCTGGTCGCCATCGAGTGCCGCGCACAGCCTGATGCACTGCGTCTGTCGCCACTCGGCGGTCTGCCGGACGAGGCGTTTCGGCATGACGGTCAGCTCACCAAACGCGACGTGCGCGCGATTACCCTGGCTCGCCTCGCGCCCGTTCCCGGCGAATTGCTGTGGGACGTGGGCGCGGGATGCGGCTCCATCGGCATCGAGTGGATGCGTGCGCACTCGACCTGCCGTGCCATCGCTGTTGAGGCCGATGAGGGACGGCAACACCTGATCGAATTCAATCGCGATGCACTGGGCGTGCCCGGTCTTCAACTGATTCGCGGACGCGCCCCCGATGCGCTTGAGGGCCTTGAGCAGCCGGACGCCATCTTCATCGGCGGCGGCGTGACGCGGGAAGGTGTGCTGCACGCATGCTGGCAAAACCTGCGTTCGGGCGGGCGGTTGGTGGCTAATGCGGTCACGCTGCAAAGCGAGGCGATGCTGGTGAACTGGCGCGAGCAGCATGGAGGTGAACTGACCCGCATCCATCTGGCCCACGCCAAACCGCTGGGCGAATTCGACACCTGGCGTCAGGCGCTGCCGATCACCCTGCTCGAAGCGATCAAACCCTGA